In a single window of the Aridibaculum aurantiacum genome:
- the asnB gene encoding asparagine synthase (glutamine-hydrolyzing): MCGIAGIVSLDNSLVNKQRLQQMTDAIAHRGPEGEGFWISSNGRVGFGHRRLSIIDLSEAGAQPMHYMERYTITYNGEIYNYLEVKQALEKQGYHFKSSCDTEVILAAYACYGKNCLQHFDGMFAFAIWDELEQKLFCARDRFGEKPFYLFTDQTQLVFASEIKALHAAGIGKAINNSMLLNYLTIGFTSDPSDPSATFFNDIKKLPAAHCMEIDVKQQQLHIHQWQYWDIDKEAQLELKEEEYIDRFAQLFETSIQRRLRSDVAIGSSLSGGLDSSSIVAVINNIIGDATRQKTFSAVFPGFEKDESLYINKVVQQFKVDNYTVTPTALGFADDFQKLVHHQDEPFQSSSIYAQYKVYELAKQHDVTVILDGQGADEILAGYNKYYHWYWQELVRKEDWKKAKHEQKAAANNGVRAEWSWKNYVAAYMPTLTARQLEKKANAQQASLEFMHQDFIEQYRDKSSVQKPVVEKLNDILYFNTMQQGLEELLRYADRNSMAHSREVRLPFLNHELVQFVFSAPSSMKINKGFTKYLLRLVMDTVLPQPIVWRKDKVGYEPPQQQWMQQQPVVDIIMQSREKLVQQGVLDKRVLHEPIRAHAAHDAGNFDWRYLSAATALLP; this comes from the coding sequence ATGTGTGGAATTGCCGGAATAGTATCATTGGATAACAGCCTTGTGAACAAGCAAAGGCTGCAGCAAATGACAGATGCTATTGCTCATCGTGGCCCTGAAGGTGAAGGTTTTTGGATAAGCAGCAACGGTAGGGTAGGCTTTGGTCACAGGCGTCTTTCCATCATAGATCTTTCTGAAGCAGGTGCACAACCCATGCATTACATGGAGCGCTATACCATTACCTACAATGGAGAAATATATAATTACCTGGAGGTAAAACAAGCGCTGGAAAAGCAAGGCTATCATTTCAAATCTTCTTGCGATACAGAAGTGATACTCGCAGCATATGCTTGCTACGGTAAAAACTGCCTGCAGCATTTTGATGGCATGTTTGCCTTTGCCATTTGGGACGAATTGGAACAAAAACTTTTCTGTGCTCGTGATCGTTTTGGCGAAAAGCCTTTTTATCTTTTTACCGATCAAACACAACTAGTTTTTGCCAGCGAAATAAAAGCTTTGCATGCAGCCGGTATTGGAAAAGCCATCAACAATAGCATGTTGCTCAACTATCTTACCATCGGCTTTACCAGCGATCCTTCTGATCCCTCTGCTACTTTTTTTAATGATATAAAAAAACTGCCCGCAGCGCATTGCATGGAGATTGACGTAAAGCAACAGCAGTTGCACATACATCAATGGCAATATTGGGATATAGATAAGGAGGCGCAACTGGAACTAAAAGAAGAAGAATATATCGACCGGTTTGCACAACTATTTGAAACATCTATTCAGCGGCGGCTGCGAAGTGATGTTGCTATAGGATCAAGTTTAAGTGGCGGCCTCGATAGTTCGTCTATTGTAGCTGTCATCAATAATATCATTGGTGATGCTACCAGGCAAAAAACTTTTTCTGCAGTATTTCCAGGTTTTGAAAAAGATGAAAGCCTTTACATCAACAAGGTAGTGCAGCAGTTCAAGGTGGATAATTACACTGTTACTCCAACGGCTTTAGGTTTTGCTGATGATTTTCAAAAGCTGGTGCATCACCAGGATGAACCTTTTCAGTCATCCAGTATTTACGCGCAGTACAAAGTGTACGAACTGGCAAAGCAACATGATGTAACGGTGATACTGGATGGCCAGGGTGCAGATGAAATACTAGCTGGTTACAACAAATATTATCATTGGTATTGGCAGGAGCTGGTACGGAAGGAAGACTGGAAAAAAGCGAAGCATGAACAAAAAGCAGCAGCCAATAATGGAGTGCGTGCAGAATGGTCGTGGAAGAATTACGTGGCTGCATATATGCCCACTTTAACTGCGCGGCAACTGGAGAAAAAAGCGAATGCACAACAAGCCAGCCTGGAGTTTATGCACCAGGATTTCATTGAACAATATCGAGATAAAAGTTCTGTTCAAAAGCCGGTAGTTGAGAAGCTGAATGATATACTTTACTTCAATACAATGCAGCAAGGGCTGGAGGAACTGCTGCGGTATGCTGATCGTAATTCTATGGCGCATTCACGTGAAGTGAGGCTGCCTTTCCTTAACCACGAGCTGGTGCAGTTTGTATTCTCTGCTCCATCTTCAATGAAGATCAACAAAGGCTTTACCAAATACTTGCTGCGGTTGGTGATGGATACTGTTTTGCCGCAGCCTATTGTATGGCGTAAGGATAAAGTAGGTTATGAGCCACCACAGCAACAATGGATGCAACAACAACCTGTAGTAGATATAATTATGCAAAGCCGCGAAAAACTGGTACAGCAGGGAGTGCTTGATAAACGTGTACTGCATGAACCCATCCGTGCACATGCCGCCCACGATGCGGGTAATTTTGATTGGCGTTATCTTTCTGCGGCCACTGCATTACTGCCATAG
- a CDS encoding cystathionine gamma-synthase, translated as MKLATKFIHAGVEPDPSTGAIMTPIYQTSTYVQAAPGQHKGYEYARSQNPTRKALEDALAVIENGKYGLSFSSGVAATDAVIKLLAPGDEVIAASDMYGGTYRLFTKVFEKFGIKFHYVDMGNAENIRPLINENTKLIWTETPTNPLMNITDIAALSAIAKEHKLLLVVDNTFATPYLQNPLDLGADIVMHSATKYLGGHSDVIHGCLIMNDDNLKDQLYFIQKSCGAVPGPQDCFLMLRGIKTLHVRMQRHCENGEKIAHFLRNHPKVGKVYWCGFEDHPGYAVASKQMRGFGGMMSFTLKDDSTEAANKLLSSTKVFALAESLGGVESLINHPASMTHASIPREERIKNGLLDSLIRLSVGIEDVDDLIEDLNQAIG; from the coding sequence ATGAAGCTTGCAACGAAATTTATACATGCGGGTGTAGAACCCGATCCTTCCACAGGCGCTATTATGACGCCTATCTATCAAACATCTACCTATGTGCAGGCGGCGCCTGGCCAGCACAAAGGATATGAATATGCACGTTCTCAAAATCCTACAAGGAAAGCACTTGAAGATGCACTTGCCGTAATAGAAAATGGAAAGTACGGCCTTAGCTTTAGCAGTGGTGTGGCAGCAACGGATGCAGTTATTAAACTTCTTGCACCGGGTGATGAAGTGATTGCAGCAAGTGATATGTATGGCGGCACTTACCGCTTATTCACTAAAGTGTTTGAGAAGTTCGGCATCAAGTTTCATTATGTAGATATGGGCAATGCTGAGAACATCCGTCCACTCATCAACGAGAACACCAAGCTGATCTGGACAGAGACTCCTACCAACCCGCTGATGAATATCACAGATATAGCAGCACTTTCTGCTATTGCTAAAGAGCATAAGCTGCTGCTGGTGGTGGATAATACATTCGCGACGCCTTACCTGCAAAACCCGCTGGACTTGGGTGCTGATATCGTGATGCATTCGGCTACGAAATACCTCGGTGGTCATAGCGATGTTATTCATGGTTGTTTGATCATGAACGACGACAACTTAAAAGACCAGCTATACTTCATCCAGAAGAGCTGTGGTGCTGTGCCTGGACCACAGGATTGTTTCCTGATGCTGCGTGGTATAAAGACACTGCATGTGCGTATGCAGCGCCATTGCGAGAACGGTGAGAAGATCGCTCACTTCCTGCGCAATCATCCTAAAGTTGGTAAGGTTTACTGGTGTGGTTTTGAAGATCATCCAGGTTACGCAGTAGCCAGCAAACAAATGCGTGGCTTCGGCGGTATGATGAGCTTTACATTGAAAGATGACAGCACGGAAGCAGCTAACAAACTGCTTTCTTCTACCAAAGTATTTGCATTGGCAGAGAGTCTTGGTGGTGTAGAGTCGTTGATCAATCATCCTGCTTCTATGACGCATGCTTCCATACCTCGTGAAGAAAGGATCAAGAACGGCCTATTGGATTCACTTATTCGCCTTAGCGTAGGTATAGAAGATGTGGATGATTTGATTGAAGATCTGAACCAGGCAATTGGCTAA